GGATCGTTTCCGTGCAGAGCATCGAGAAAGCTATATTAGACTACCTCGGGTCAAGACTGGGTGAAAAGAATGTTAAAGCAGCGCGTTCCGCGTACGAGGAAACAGCGTTTCTAGGCGAGGTGTAAGCCCTGTGAGGGTTATAAAACCTCTTGGTAATCATAAGCTACCGCTCACGAAGCCCATGATCGGCGTAGCGGGGAAAACCGGGCTGTGGAGGAACTTAAGGCCTGTAGTTAGCGTAGAAAAATGCACTAGGTGTTACCAGTGCGAAATATTCTGCCCAGTTAGCACCATAGAGGTTGAACCCGAAACAGGCGCGGTAGTTGACTATGAATACTGCAAGGGGTGTGGAGTATGCGCGGATATCTGTCCTGCAAGATCCATAACAATGGTACCCGAAACGGGTGAATAGCCGTGGGCTTGAAAGTAGCTTTAACAGGGAATTACGCTGTCGCGTACGCGGTTAAGTTGGCGAAGCCTGGGGTCATAGCCGCGTATCCCATAACACCACAAACACCCGTAGTTGAGAAACTAGCGGAAATGGTAGAACAGGGAGAATTGAACGCACGCATGATAAGAGTAGAGTCGGAGCACTCGGCCCTTGCAGCGTGCTTCGGTGCGGCCGTAGCCGGTGTAAGGACCTTTACAGCCACCAGTAGTCAGGGATTGCTATATATGCACGAGTTCGTTCACTGGGTAT
This genomic stretch from Desulfurococcaceae archaeon harbors:
- a CDS encoding 4Fe-4S binding protein is translated as MRVIKPLGNHKLPLTKPMIGVAGKTGLWRNLRPVVSVEKCTRCYQCEIFCPVSTIEVEPETGAVVDYEYCKGCGVCADICPARSITMVPETGE